In one Sporomusa sphaeroides DSM 2875 genomic region, the following are encoded:
- a CDS encoding transporter substrate-binding domain-containing protein — translation MVYRLYLVVLAFIVTFCFWPVAALAIGENPDHRVLIVAGDENFPPYEFVDSIDGSQVYRGFNVDLLKAVALSTGYEIQFRPLPWAEAMRALDRGEVHAVGGMKYNSERDKRYDFSEAYMTNSLAIFVRKDMQAIASIDDLTGYKVAVQKDAVSYYRLKDLPVHLWLTSSQEETLALLVNGEVDAAVGNHLTGKYILQRTNKHENIKIVGGAIDPEGYCVAVQEGDPLLVVFNRGLADIKQNGTYDKIYAKWFGEPVDYPVQYYKRNFSIALGGVVVLVVVAAVFIQINLYLQREVKKRTLEIQKINEELQRKDKMEALGKLVACIAHEIRTPLTSIKTFVELLPAKYDNPLFREKISQFVPQEVERLNTIVNDLLSYANPRKIERETTPLKRLIDNVMVFFADAIARQGIDLQIDINEEVLVQVDRQQMKQVMINIFLNAIQAVEGTEHAKLTVSGGIMDGLPYLAIFDNGAGIAEENRKFLFEPFFSTKDRGTGLGLFVSYQLAKQNRVDIRIDSQAGSGTRVTLLFNSEENEDA, via the coding sequence ATGGTTTATCGATTGTACTTGGTAGTTTTAGCATTTATAGTAACATTCTGCTTCTGGCCGGTGGCAGCTTTAGCTATCGGAGAAAACCCGGACCACCGGGTTTTAATTGTAGCTGGCGATGAAAATTTTCCCCCGTATGAATTTGTTGATAGTATTGATGGGTCTCAGGTTTACCGGGGGTTTAATGTTGATCTCTTAAAAGCCGTTGCGCTTAGTACCGGTTATGAAATTCAATTCCGCCCTTTGCCCTGGGCAGAGGCGATGCGGGCGCTGGACCGCGGGGAAGTTCATGCCGTAGGCGGAATGAAATATAATTCCGAGCGTGATAAACGGTATGATTTTTCCGAAGCCTATATGACGAATTCGTTGGCTATTTTTGTTCGCAAAGACATGCAGGCCATTGCTTCAATTGATGATTTAACCGGATATAAGGTTGCTGTGCAGAAAGATGCTGTGAGTTACTACCGGTTGAAAGACCTCCCGGTACATTTATGGCTTACCTCCAGTCAGGAAGAAACGCTGGCCTTATTAGTCAACGGCGAAGTGGATGCTGCTGTGGGCAATCACTTGACAGGCAAATATATTTTGCAGCGGACCAATAAGCATGAAAATATTAAAATTGTTGGTGGGGCTATTGATCCGGAAGGGTATTGCGTGGCAGTACAGGAAGGCGACCCGCTGCTTGTTGTTTTTAACAGAGGGTTAGCCGATATTAAGCAAAATGGCACATATGACAAAATCTATGCCAAATGGTTTGGTGAGCCGGTGGACTACCCTGTGCAGTACTATAAGCGCAATTTTAGCATTGCCTTAGGGGGTGTGGTGGTACTGGTTGTTGTTGCCGCCGTATTCATTCAAATTAATCTGTACTTACAACGGGAGGTAAAAAAGCGCACTCTCGAAATTCAAAAGATTAACGAAGAATTACAGCGAAAAGATAAGATGGAGGCACTGGGTAAGCTTGTTGCCTGTATCGCCCATGAAATCCGCACACCCTTGACGTCGATCAAGACTTTTGTTGAGTTATTGCCAGCTAAGTACGATAATCCCTTGTTTAGAGAAAAGATAAGTCAATTTGTGCCGCAGGAAGTGGAGCGGCTTAATACGATTGTGAATGATTTGCTGTCCTATGCAAATCCGCGCAAGATTGAGCGGGAAACTACCCCGCTGAAACGCCTGATTGATAATGTTATGGTATTTTTCGCCGATGCCATCGCCAGGCAAGGGATCGATTTGCAGATAGATATTAACGAAGAAGTGCTTGTCCAGGTGGATAGACAGCAAATGAAACAGGTAATGATCAATATTTTTTTAAATGCTATCCAGGCAGTAGAAGGCACAGAGCATGCCAAACTGACAGTCAGCGGCGGTATAATGGACGGCCTGCCGTATTTGGCTATCTTCGACAATGGTGCGGGTATTGCTGAGGAAAACCGGAAATTTCTCTTTGAACCTTTTTTTTCGACGAAAGACAGAGGGACAGGCTTAGGCCTGTTTGTTAGTTATCAGCTGGCTAAACAAAACCGGGTGGATATCAGGATTGACAGCCAGGCCGGCAGCGGCACAAGGGTAACATTACTATTTAACTCTGAGGAGAATGAAGATGCATAA
- a CDS encoding HutD family protein — protein sequence MSYEVELVRRQEQTTSNWSGGTTTQIAIYPKDAVYSERNFQWRLSSARVETEESVFTSLPGVWRLIMVLEGTMKLEHAGHHSVTLTPFEQDSFSGDWTTTSFGKVRDFNVMLAGACAGELAAIHTKDNRPIALETKPADPARFAKVSSAFYCVEGSITLTIDNSERYELLAGDFLLLTLQAGTEKIPLTLAGSSSPAHIVRVDIKYC from the coding sequence ATGTCTTATGAAGTTGAATTAGTACGCCGTCAGGAACAGACCACCAGCAACTGGTCTGGCGGCACTACGACACAAATTGCCATTTATCCCAAGGATGCCGTTTATAGTGAGCGCAATTTTCAATGGCGCCTTAGCTCAGCCAGAGTTGAAACCGAAGAATCTGTTTTTACGTCCCTGCCGGGAGTATGGCGGCTGATTATGGTACTGGAAGGCACAATGAAGCTGGAACATGCAGGTCATCACAGTGTAACGCTGACACCTTTTGAGCAAGACAGCTTCAGCGGTGACTGGACAACCACAAGTTTTGGCAAAGTCCGTGATTTTAATGTAATGCTGGCAGGCGCCTGCGCCGGAGAGCTGGCTGCCATTCACACTAAGGATAACAGACCGATTGCCCTGGAGACAAAACCGGCCGACCCTGCCCGGTTTGCTAAAGTGAGTTCAGCCTTCTATTGTGTGGAAGGCAGCATCACTCTCACCATTGACAACAGTGAAAGGTACGAACTGCTGGCAGGAGATTTCCTGCTGCTTACCCTCCAGGCCGGTACGGAAAAAATTCCTTTAACGCTGGCGGGTTCGTCTTCGCCAGCTCATATTGTCAGAGTAGATATCAAGTATTGTTAG